A window of the Mesorhizobium opportunistum WSM2075 genome harbors these coding sequences:
- the mutM gene encoding bifunctional DNA-formamidopyrimidine glycosylase/DNA-(apurinic or apyrimidinic site) lyase: MPELPEVETVRRGLQPVMEGARLVRVETRRPDLRFPFPERFSERLTGRTITALGRRAKYLTMHVQDGPVLICHLGMSGSFRIEADADNETDDNGTLGVFHHERPKSAAHDHVVFHVASAAGARSRVIFNDPRRFGFMLFAEGSPETHPMLAGLGVEPTGNALDGVLLASLLKGRRSPLKAALLDQRLIAGLGNIYVSEALWRAGLSPLRETGTIARPGKKAREQSERLAEAIRSVISDAIAAGGSSLRDYMHADGSLGYFQHSFAVYDREGEPCAKPGCGGHVERVVQSGRSTFYCRTCQS, from the coding sequence ATGCCTGAATTGCCCGAAGTCGAAACGGTCCGGCGCGGGTTGCAGCCGGTTATGGAAGGTGCCCGCCTTGTCCGTGTCGAGACGCGACGACCGGATTTGCGGTTTCCCTTTCCCGAACGGTTTTCGGAGCGGCTGACCGGCAGGACGATCACCGCGCTCGGCCGCCGCGCCAAATATCTGACCATGCACGTGCAGGACGGTCCGGTGCTGATCTGCCATCTCGGCATGTCGGGCTCCTTTCGCATCGAGGCCGATGCCGACAACGAGACCGACGACAACGGGACTCTGGGCGTGTTCCACCACGAACGCCCGAAAAGCGCGGCGCACGACCATGTCGTGTTTCATGTCGCCTCCGCGGCCGGTGCCCGGTCCCGCGTGATCTTCAACGATCCGCGCCGCTTCGGCTTCATGCTGTTTGCGGAAGGATCGCCGGAGACGCATCCGATGCTGGCCGGGCTGGGCGTCGAGCCCACGGGCAACGCGCTGGACGGCGTGCTGCTCGCCTCGTTGCTGAAGGGCCGCAGATCGCCGCTGAAGGCAGCGCTTCTCGACCAGAGGCTGATCGCGGGGCTTGGCAATATTTATGTGTCGGAAGCGTTGTGGCGCGCCGGCCTGTCGCCGCTGCGCGAAACAGGCACCATCGCCAGACCGGGCAAGAAGGCCAGGGAACAGAGCGAACGCCTCGCCGAGGCGATCCGCTCTGTCATATCGGATGCCATCGCCGCTGGCGGATCTTCGCTGCGCGACTATATGCACGCGGACGGATCGCTGGGCTACTTCCAGCATTCCTTCGCCGTCTACGACCGGGAGGGTGAGCCTTGCGCGAAACCCGGCTGCGGCGGCCACGTCGAACGCGTCGTCCAGAGCGGGCGCTCGACCTTCTATTGCCGGACGTGTCAGAGCTGA